A genomic segment from Sphingopyxis sp. DBS4 encodes:
- a CDS encoding energy transducer TonB has translation MTLIPMMSAIIASPAKQSAPAGPAPFARESYDPGATHRPVAAIFAFGLPAALVVAVALSPMIIKEKPRTEPQTWTDFTIDKPKPEPQPEPKPQTDPAQTRVAPVPSPLPPIASDPPIFDPAPPYTPPAGTGSGSGAGDPPLPPKPAPFLVAEVDPRFAGSFQPDYPANEQRREIEGSVRVRVLIGTDGRVKAVELVSTDSQGFFDATKRRALTKWRFKPATRGGVAEESWKEMTVRFQIRNG, from the coding sequence ATGACCCTGATTCCCATGATGTCCGCGATCATCGCGAGTCCCGCCAAGCAGAGCGCGCCCGCCGGACCCGCGCCGTTTGCACGCGAAAGCTACGACCCCGGCGCCACGCATCGCCCGGTTGCGGCGATCTTCGCCTTTGGGCTGCCCGCTGCGCTCGTGGTTGCGGTCGCGCTGTCGCCGATGATCATCAAGGAGAAGCCGCGGACCGAGCCGCAGACGTGGACCGACTTCACCATCGACAAGCCGAAGCCCGAACCGCAACCCGAACCCAAGCCGCAGACCGATCCTGCCCAGACGCGGGTGGCGCCCGTGCCGTCCCCGCTACCGCCGATCGCGTCGGACCCGCCGATTTTCGACCCCGCGCCGCCCTATACGCCGCCTGCGGGCACGGGATCGGGTTCGGGCGCCGGCGATCCGCCGCTGCCGCCGAAACCCGCGCCTTTCCTCGTCGCCGAGGTCGATCCGCGCTTCGCCGGCAGCTTCCAGCCCGATTATCCGGCGAACGAACAGCGCCGCGAGATCGAGGGGAGCGTCCGGGTGCGCGTGCTGATCGGCACCGATGGGCGCGTCAAGGCGGTCGAGCTCGTCAGCACCGACAGTCAGGGCTTCTTCGACGCGACGAAGCGGCGCGCGCTGACGAAATGGCGCTTCAAGCCCGCGACGCGCGGCGGCGTGGCGGAGGAAAGCTGGAAGGAAATGACCGTGCGCTTTCAGATCAGGAACGGCTGA
- a CDS encoding glutamate--tRNA ligase: MTVTTRFAPSPTGMLHVGNVRTALHNWLWARKAGGRFLLRIDDTDIERSKEEYVDGIRADLAWLGLDIDGEERQSARFALYETEFEKLKAAGRVYACYETPEELEIRRKVLLSRGLPPVYERKPADAPVPAGVAPHWRFRLDHGAPIAWTDLVRGDQHFDPKTLSDPVVRRADGSWLYLLPSVIDDIAMGITHVVRGEDHVSNTAAQVQMFAALGAEPPVFAHEALLVGTEGKLSKRLGSLGMDGLRGQGIEPIALVALLARLGTSDPVEPMTSPAPLIESIDFARFGRAPARFDEAELALLNQKILHHTDYAAVAPRLPVAIGEARWNAIRPNLATVAEAADWVAVFDGPFASPAPESSDRPVLAAAAAVAPGLDWGADPWRVLTDAVKAATGAKGRALFLPLRRALTGRDHGPDMAELLPLIAKDQAVARLSA; this comes from the coding sequence ATGACCGTCACGACCCGCTTCGCCCCCTCGCCGACCGGTATGCTCCACGTCGGCAATGTCCGCACCGCGCTTCACAACTGGCTATGGGCGCGCAAGGCTGGCGGGCGCTTTCTGCTGCGCATCGACGATACCGACATCGAACGGTCGAAGGAGGAATATGTCGACGGGATTCGCGCCGACCTTGCGTGGCTCGGACTCGATATCGACGGCGAGGAGCGGCAGTCGGCGCGCTTCGCGCTTTATGAGACCGAGTTTGAGAAGCTGAAGGCCGCGGGCCGCGTCTATGCCTGTTACGAGACGCCCGAGGAACTCGAGATTCGCCGCAAGGTCCTGCTCTCGCGCGGGTTGCCGCCGGTCTATGAGCGCAAGCCCGCCGATGCGCCAGTGCCCGCGGGGGTCGCGCCGCACTGGCGGTTCCGGCTCGACCATGGCGCGCCGATCGCCTGGACCGACCTGGTCCGCGGCGACCAGCATTTCGACCCGAAGACGCTGTCCGACCCGGTCGTGCGCCGCGCCGACGGCAGCTGGCTCTATCTGCTGCCGAGCGTGATCGACGACATCGCGATGGGCATCACCCATGTGGTGCGCGGCGAGGATCATGTGTCGAACACCGCGGCGCAGGTCCAGATGTTCGCGGCGCTCGGCGCCGAACCGCCGGTCTTTGCGCACGAGGCACTGCTCGTCGGGACCGAGGGAAAATTGTCGAAGCGGCTCGGCTCGCTCGGCATGGACGGCCTGCGCGGGCAGGGGATCGAACCGATCGCGCTCGTCGCGCTGCTCGCGCGGCTGGGGACGAGCGATCCGGTCGAGCCGATGACGTCGCCCGCGCCGCTGATCGAAAGCATCGACTTCGCGCGCTTCGGCCGCGCGCCGGCGCGCTTCGACGAGGCCGAACTGGCGCTGCTCAATCAGAAGATATTGCACCACACCGATTATGCCGCGGTCGCGCCGCGCCTGCCGGTCGCGATCGGCGAAGCGCGCTGGAACGCGATCCGCCCCAATCTTGCGACCGTTGCCGAAGCCGCCGACTGGGTCGCGGTGTTCGACGGCCCCTTCGCGTCGCCCGCGCCCGAGTCGAGCGACCGGCCGGTGCTCGCCGCCGCCGCAGCCGTGGCGCCGGGGCTCGACTGGGGCGCCGATCCGTGGCGCGTGCTGACCGATGCGGTGAAGGCGGCGACGGGTGCGAAGGGCCGCGCGCTCTTCCTGCCGCTGCGCCGCGCGTTGACCGGGCGCGATCACGGCCCCGACATGGCCGAACTGCTGCCGTTGATTGCCAAGGATCAGGCGGTCGCACGCCTTTCCGCCTGA
- a CDS encoding NAD+ synthase, whose protein sequence is MTTELSIVLSQMTQSVGDLAANADAMRDVRARHGDADLILYPELQLIGYPPEDLVLKPALAERAATVLAELAAETGDGGPAMLVGSVERDAEGRLYNIVALLDEGRVVATRRKHELPNYGTFDEKRVFAPGPLPDVIEWRGVKLGLPICEDGWFPAVCGHLADQGAEMLISVNGSPYEIDKDDRRLTQVFAARVAETGLPLIFLNRIGGQDELVFDGCSFVLNADGTAAHRLTDWESEERVTRWTKGEGGWTCEAGAIAAWEAHPADIYSAMILSLRDYVERNRFPGVVLGLSGGIDSAICAAIAADALGPDKVWCVMLPSRFTSQESLDDARGCAQMIGCRLDTIPIAPAVEAFDAMLADSFADKDVDTTEENVQSRIRGVTLMALSNKFGPMLLTTGNKSEMSVGYATIYGDMAGGYNPLKDAYKTTVFALAEWRNAHVPRLSRNPVTPVMPANIVTKPPSAELRPDQKDEDSLPPYADLDCMLHMLVEEEASVDDVVARYGFDRAAVARIERLLMIAEYKRRQAPPGVKLSTRNFGRDRRYPITHGFRTG, encoded by the coding sequence ATGACAACCGAGCTCTCCATCGTCCTGTCGCAGATGACCCAGTCGGTCGGCGACCTTGCAGCCAATGCCGACGCGATGCGCGACGTTCGCGCGCGGCACGGCGATGCCGACCTGATCCTCTATCCCGAACTGCAACTGATCGGCTACCCGCCCGAGGATCTGGTGCTCAAGCCCGCGCTCGCCGAGCGTGCGGCAACGGTCCTCGCCGAACTGGCGGCCGAGACCGGCGACGGTGGCCCGGCGATGCTCGTCGGGTCGGTCGAGCGCGACGCCGAGGGGCGGCTCTACAATATCGTCGCGCTGCTCGACGAGGGCCGCGTGGTCGCGACGCGGCGCAAACACGAACTGCCCAATTACGGCACCTTCGACGAAAAGCGCGTCTTTGCTCCGGGCCCGCTTCCTGATGTGATCGAATGGCGCGGCGTGAAGCTGGGGCTGCCGATCTGCGAGGACGGATGGTTTCCGGCGGTCTGCGGGCACCTCGCCGATCAGGGCGCCGAAATGCTGATCTCGGTCAACGGCAGTCCCTATGAAATCGACAAGGACGACCGCCGCCTGACGCAGGTGTTCGCGGCGCGCGTTGCCGAGACGGGGCTGCCGCTGATATTTCTGAACCGCATCGGCGGGCAGGACGAGCTGGTGTTCGACGGTTGCTCCTTCGTGCTCAACGCCGACGGGACCGCCGCGCACCGGCTGACCGACTGGGAAAGCGAGGAGCGCGTGACGCGCTGGACGAAGGGCGAAGGCGGCTGGACCTGTGAGGCGGGCGCAATCGCCGCGTGGGAGGCGCATCCCGCCGATATCTACAGCGCAATGATCCTGAGCTTGCGCGACTATGTCGAACGCAACCGCTTCCCCGGCGTCGTGCTCGGGCTGTCGGGGGGCATCGATTCGGCGATCTGCGCCGCCATTGCCGCCGACGCACTCGGCCCCGACAAGGTCTGGTGCGTGATGCTGCCGAGCCGCTTCACCAGCCAGGAAAGCCTCGATGATGCGAGGGGCTGCGCTCAGATGATCGGGTGCCGGCTCGACACCATCCCGATCGCGCCCGCGGTCGAGGCGTTCGATGCGATGCTCGCGGACAGCTTCGCCGACAAGGACGTCGATACGACCGAGGAGAATGTCCAGTCGCGCATTCGCGGGGTGACGCTGATGGCGCTTTCCAACAAATTCGGACCGATGCTGCTGACGACGGGCAACAAGAGCGAGATGAGCGTCGGCTATGCGACCATCTATGGCGACATGGCGGGGGGCTATAATCCGCTGAAGGACGCCTACAAGACCACGGTGTTCGCGCTTGCCGAATGGCGTAACGCGCATGTGCCGCGGCTGTCGCGCAACCCGGTGACGCCGGTGATGCCCGCCAATATCGTCACCAAGCCGCCGAGCGCCGAGCTGCGCCCCGACCAGAAGGACGAGGACAGCCTGCCGCCATATGCCGATCTCGACTGCATGCTCCACATGCTCGTCGAGGAGGAAGCGAGCGTCGACGATGTCGTCGCGCGCTACGGTTTCGACCGCGCCGCCGTGGCGCGGATCGAGCGGCTGCTGATGATCGCCGAGTATAAGCGCCGCCAAGCGCCGCCGGGGGTCAAATTGTCGACGCGCAACTTCGGCCGCGACCGGCGCTATCCGATCACCCACGGGTTTCGGACGGGGTAG
- a CDS encoding DUF2306 domain-containing protein, producing MTALASTRNASALVRRIALTVLLIAGVTALAIAVRLVAGAPSAYRTPPLAIWVHLATVLPALPLGAWLLWRPVKGDTAHRIGGRVWALLMLVTAIDSFWIRTLTGGIGPIHVFSVLTLVQLPRAIWFARMGDIDRHLKTMRGIFFGLVAAGVFAMAPGRTLWALLFG from the coding sequence ATGACCGCACTTGCTTCCACCCGCAACGCCTCGGCGCTGGTCCGCCGGATCGCGCTGACCGTGCTGCTGATCGCCGGGGTCACCGCGCTCGCCATTGCCGTGCGGCTGGTGGCGGGCGCGCCGTCCGCCTATCGCACTCCGCCGCTCGCGATATGGGTCCATCTTGCGACGGTGCTTCCCGCGCTCCCGCTCGGCGCCTGGCTGCTGTGGCGCCCGGTCAAGGGCGATACGGCGCACCGCATCGGCGGGCGCGTCTGGGCGCTGCTGATGCTGGTGACCGCGATCGACAGCTTCTGGATTCGCACCCTCACCGGCGGCATCGGGCCGATCCATGTCTTTTCGGTGCTGACGCTCGTGCAATTGCCGCGCGCGATCTGGTTTGCGCGGATGGGCGATATTGATCGCCATCTGAAGACGATGCGCGGGATATTCTTCGGACTGGTCGCCGCCGGCGTTTTCGCGATGGCCCCGGGACGGACGCTGTGGGCGCTTCTCTTCGGTTGA
- a CDS encoding LytTR family DNA-binding domain-containing protein, with the protein MAKRLAMELMAMAALGLLLGLLGPFGTFALPTAERMLVWVIWLLAGYAVYRPSGIVARWLCETTGLPGPAGTMLALVVSSFPLTLIIAVMSMGIGFPEVLRWPGFWRLYFYILIICAVVAVTMTALFGRAPAGKPHAPAAVAVDADVPRAETPSIVSPPSLPLPPGFGPVRALKGEDHYVRVIGEAREELVLMRMRDAIAGLGSVDGLRVHRSWWVARDAVASVRRDGRSAMLTLAGGQEVPVSRDMMPQLRAAGWL; encoded by the coding sequence ATGGCAAAGCGGCTGGCGATGGAATTGATGGCGATGGCGGCGCTCGGCCTGCTGCTCGGGCTGCTCGGCCCGTTCGGCACCTTCGCGCTGCCCACCGCCGAACGGATGCTGGTCTGGGTGATCTGGCTGCTCGCGGGCTATGCCGTCTATCGCCCGTCGGGGATCGTCGCCCGCTGGCTGTGCGAAACCACCGGATTGCCGGGACCGGCGGGCACCATGCTCGCGCTTGTCGTCAGCAGCTTTCCCCTGACCCTGATCATCGCGGTGATGTCGATGGGGATCGGCTTTCCCGAAGTGCTCCGCTGGCCCGGCTTCTGGCGGCTCTATTTCTATATATTGATCATCTGCGCCGTCGTCGCCGTCACCATGACCGCGCTGTTCGGACGCGCGCCGGCGGGCAAGCCGCACGCGCCAGCCGCCGTAGCGGTCGATGCCGACGTGCCGCGCGCCGAAACGCCATCCATCGTCTCGCCGCCCTCGCTTCCCCTGCCGCCCGGCTTCGGCCCCGTGCGCGCCCTGAAGGGCGAGGATCATTATGTCCGCGTCATCGGCGAGGCGCGCGAAGAACTGGTCCTGATGAGGATGCGCGACGCCATTGCAGGGCTCGGTTCCGTCGACGGCCTTCGCGTCCACCGGAGCTGGTGGGTCGCCCGCGATGCCGTCGCCTCGGTGCGCCGCGACGGCCGCTCCGCCATGCTGACATTGGCAGGCGGACAGGAGGTTCCGGTGTCGCGCGACATGATGCCGCAATTGCGTGCCGCGGGGTGGCTTTAA